From the genome of Hippoglossus stenolepis isolate QCI-W04-F060 chromosome 13, HSTE1.2, whole genome shotgun sequence:
gaaacagcaggacaatgtgtggaagcttcccagtgagcgagtggacgtgttgatgaggtttctaacacgtgacggacgtgaaactagaagaacacaaacatctcaggatgaagaagaggagccgtacacgtagaagacaaagacgtcaacttggaaacacgaggaggttccagatcttctggtgatgagggccgacgccggtgtggatgagctgtaaacaacaacactgatctttccacagcagagtttatacgtcatgtccggcctcctgctgctctacaggctccgcccctgctgctctacaggctccgcccctcgcctgatgttcccacatgttcctgttggtgtgaacgagtcggacccgacaacctgctgctgctgcttcacaaacactaaccaCAGAATTCTGGCATTAGGGTCGAAGATGTCTTTTATAATGAGACAAAttataatgatgtttttttatgtgttaaCAAATTCCTGTTGACCCGTGAAACCTCAGATCATTTAAATcgtttcctcttctgtctctttttaagGCCACTGCTGTTTACCAGGCAAAAGAGAAACTCAAATCTATTGACAAAGCCAGGAAAGGTGAGCTAACACAGCTGCCTGACCCACAGTCAGGTCGTCGACTGGTCTCGTGTCTGAACGCTTTGTCCTCTGTCTTGAGTTGTTTCCCTTTTCTCCACAGGAAGTATCTCATCAGAAGAAATCATCAAGTATGCTCACAGAATCAGCGCCAGTAACGCCGTGTGTGCTCCTCTCAACTGGGTACCAGGTAAGACCCACGCAGTTGCCTCTGGTCACCAGCAGGAGTTTTACTTCACTTGGCTGATAACTCTTATGATTGTCGCAGGTGATCCACGCCGACCGTACCCTACTGACCTGGAAATGCGCAGCGGGATGCTGGGTCACATGGCCAACATGCCGACCAATGGCGTGAACGGACATCTGCCTGGTGATGCTCTGGCTGCTGGAAGGTTACCAGGTAACTGAAGCTCCTCCTCCACTGGTCCAAAAATCCACTaatcctccagagttcatgtctgaaaacggctaaatTGACGAACTGTATGAGAACGTGACGCCTCGGTGCCTTTCACTTAATAACcatcactcctcctctgtgtccccAGACGTCCTGACGCCTCACTACCCCTGGCAGTCCTCGGACGTCTCCGTGGGAATGCTGCCTCCTCACCACGGCAACGACTTCGGCCTTGAGCCCCCTGGTCATAACAAGGAGAACGAGGACGATGTGGAGGCCATGTCGACAgattcctccagcagcagcagtgattctgactgactgtgtgtgtgtgtgtgtgtgtgtgtgtgtgtgtgtgtgtgtgtgtgtgtgtgtgtgtgtgtgtgtgtgtgtgtgtgtgtgtgtgtgtgtgtgtgtgtgtgtgtgtgtgtgtgtgtgtgtgtgtgtgtgtgtgtgtgtggtcaccaCTGAGCAACATCTGGTCAAACCTCTCTTCACCTCTGAGACTCCAACATGTTAAAGCACATGAGACCAAATGATTTGATGTGACTGAGCAGCTGTAGCTTTATATTTACTGCAGAGTTAAGAGCCTGATCAGTCTGAACTGAGTGAAAGTGTCAAACTGCTCCTGTAAAGAGCTTCAGAGACGTCGGCTTCCTACAAACCAGAGCAGCTTAatgtcttttgttatttttctgtttcatttgtttctattgtttagACAGTTTGGTTTAAAGTGAATGGAAACAAAGTGAGTCCTTCTCTTATCGTCTACATGGACAGAATCCGTCTGAGTGACGTCAGGTCAGAGGTCTGTTCACTGCAGCCTGTATGTTCTTAGTATGATGCAGATACATGGTGTTATTTTACCTTTGTGTAAATAATCGTGTACATACTCCTCCCTGTAAATAAATCCTACTTTTTAAAATtgcctgtgtttttgtctgtggttGAAATCTGGTGCTGTTTGAGTTTCCTGCTCCAGGAGGATGGCTCGGTTAACTCCCACCGGCCGAGCGGAGACAGATTCATACGAATGAGACATTTTACCTGCTGTTCATTTAGTTACTGCAGCAGACAGTGATATTCATGAAGCTACAGAAACTAAAGACATAATAtccaaatattaaaaagaagagAGTAGCTGGGTGAGCCTCCTCAGGCCCTGTTGACCCCTCACTATACAACACATGGCAACTTTATGACACCAACCAGGACTCAGGAGTTTAACAATGACAGGTTGAACCCATGAAATGTTCTGTTTATCCAGAGAGAAGAGAcggattttaaaatgtgaaatgggaccattttccttttttaacattttcattgatttctcagagaataattcatggatcttaatgaaaaagaTCTGACATATTTGGAGGAATGATTTATGAGAAATAAGAATCTGGATCTAGTCAATTTAAATATGGTGTCATAAGTAGACTATTGGTGGagtatgaactctactgagaaATGATCTAGTTGATCACTGGACAGAGCTTATCAGGCCCCAGGCTGAACATGtcacatgcttttatttcaaaGGGGCTTTTATTGTCTGAGGCCATGAAGGTCAAattattcaatatatatatatataatagtaatCTGAGTAGCTCCTGTTACTGCAGGTTAAAGGTCAGAGgctatttttactttgacactgtctctgtgtgaacgCCTGGTGTGCACACGTCTTCCTGTTTTAAACCATGATGTTATGAAGACACTCTCTTCAGGCACAGAAGGAACTCAGTCATTCATGAACCAATAAATGTTGTTGCTTCTCAACAAATATCTggaattaattttaaaatatcagcaaaggagaaagaaaactggTACAAGAGTAAAAGCATCAACAACGTAGAAAGTCCCCATGTTTCCTtggagcttttactttgaaagggcCTTCCGGCAGCTCGTGAAGGCAGCGCAGTGACACCGCAGGGTTCACGGCGCATGCGCAGCATTTctccacagagaggaaacatggcGACGTCCCTGATCTGCGGCCGTTTGACGGCCAGTCTGAGAAACTCCGGGGCCCGGAGCGCCGTCAGCTCCGCGTCCAGGGTGAGTGTGTGCCCGGCCCGGGGGGACGGCTCCGGCGGAGGGAGCCGGGGTGTGTGGCC
Proteins encoded in this window:
- the med4 gene encoding mediator of RNA polymerase II transcription subunit 4 — encoded protein: MASAAEKSTKERLLTVVEDLEVLSRELIEMLALSRSQKLPQPGEDVQILQLLVQRDREFQELMEVAQQQGTVHQEMQLLEKEVEKRDSDIQQLQKQLKEAEHILATAVYQAKEKLKSIDKARKGSISSEEIIKYAHRISASNAVCAPLNWVPGDPRRPYPTDLEMRSGMLGHMANMPTNGVNGHLPGDALAAGRLPDVLTPHYPWQSSDVSVGMLPPHHGNDFGLEPPGHNKENEDDVEAMSTDSSSSSSDSD